The Salvelinus alpinus chromosome 21, SLU_Salpinus.1, whole genome shotgun sequence genome has a segment encoding these proteins:
- the LOC139547763 gene encoding glucagon receptor-like isoform X2: protein MKTPAILLLILSVLCRTVLVSTKSVKHTVEEWNKYRSECLLRMSTDPTPPGLFCGRMFDMYACWPEGIPNTTVKVPCPWYLPWYNQVRNGYVLRECGPDGQWAINNTSSTWRDHSQCNADNNQQVAQENQMVILAYFRVMYTVGYSLSLASLSLALIILLIFRKLRCTRNYIHTNLFASFILRAISILTRDAVLTRDTPEFRDNRDVSNVLSDQALSGCRVAQVLMQYCVGANYYWLLVEGLYLHNLLVLMVFSENSYFCGYLFIGWGTPVLFVVPWIIVRYLYENARCWEINENMAYWWIIRTPILLAILVNFFIFIRIIQILVSKLKARQMRYTDYKFRLAKSTLTLIPLLGIHEVVFAVMSEEQTEGILRNINLFFELFFNSFQGLLVAILYCFVNKEVQSEIKKKWQRWKLGMTVLDDLRNTGSNTPQGGTGGGQCHHDPPCQPDCPQEDIHNLSSDASASGPHAHPRPHHHPGAKKGKAYCYISARKQVLNGLDGAPLGNGGGEGAIKYSESYC, encoded by the exons ATGAAGACCCCtgccatcctcctcctcatcctgtctGTCCTGTGCAGAACTGTG CTTGTGTCAACGAAGTCGGTGAAGCACACAGTGGAGGAATGGAACAAATACAGGAGCGAGTGCCTGCTGAGAATGAGCACGGACCCCACACCCCCAG GCTTATTCTGCGGCCGCATGTTTGACATGTACGCCTGCTGGCCGGAGGGCATCCCCAACACCACCGTTAAAGTGCCCTGCCCGTGGTACCTCCCCTGGTACAACCAAG TTCGTAATGGATATGTGTTGCGGGAGTGTGGGCCTGATGGCCAATGGGCCATTAACAACACCAGTAGCACCTGGAGGGACCACTCCCAGTGCAACGCAGACAATAACCAGCAGGTGGCACAG GAGAACCAGATGGTGATCTTGGCCTACTTCCGGGTGATGTACACTGTGGGCTACTCTCTGTCCCTGGCCAGCCTTTCCCTGGCCCTCATCATACTGCTCATCTTCAG GAAACTAAGGTGCACCAGGAACTATATCCACACCAATCTGTTTGCGTCCTTCATCCTGCGAGCCATATCCATCCTCACCAGAGATGCTGTTCTCACCAGGGACACCCCCGAGTTCAGAGACAACAGAGACGTGTCCAACGTCCTCAGTGATCAG GCTCTCTCTGGCTGCCGTGTGGCCCAGGTGCTGATGCAGTACTGCGTGGGCGCTAACTACTACTGGCTGCTGGTGGAAGGCCTGTACCTTCACAACCTGCTGGTGCTCATGGTCTTCTCTGAGAACAGCTACTTCTGTGGATACCTCTTCATCGGCTGGG GAACCCCAGTGTTATTTGTGGTCCCCTGGATTATAGTGCGGTACCTGTATGAGAACGCACG GTGCTGGGAGATCAACGAGAACATGGCGTACTGGTGGATCATCCGCACACCCATCCTCCTGGCCATTCTG gTCAACTTTTTCATATTTATTCGGATCATACAGATCCTTGTCTCCAAATTAAAGGCGCGCCAAATGAGGTACACAGATTATAAATTCAG GTTGGCTAAGTCCACTCTGACCCTCATCCCTCTCCTGGGCATCCATGAGGTTGTCTTTGCCGTGATgtcagaggaacagacagagggcATCCTCCGAAATATCAACCTCTTCTTTGAACTTTTCTTCAATTCTTTCCAG GGTCTCCTGGTTGCCATCCTGTACTGCTTCGTCAATAAAGAG GTGCAGTCAGAGATAAAGAAGAAGTGGCAGCGATGGAAGCTGGGCATGACCGTCCTGGACGACCTTCGCAACACCGGCAGCAACACGCCACAGGGGGGCACCGGCGGCGGGCAGTGCCACCACGACCCGCCCTGCCAGCCTGACTGTCCACAGGAGGATATCCACAACCTCTCCTCGGACGCCTCCGCCTCGGGGCCGCATGCCCACCCGCGCCCACACCACCACCCAGGGGCCAAGAAGGGCAAGGCCTACTGCTACATTTCCGCCCGCAAGCAGGTGCTGAACGGCCTTGATGGAGCTCCGCTGGGCAACGGGGGAGGAGAAGGAGCCATCAAATACTCTGAGAGCTACTGCTGA
- the LOC139547763 gene encoding glucagon receptor-like isoform X1 has translation MKTPAILLLILSVLCRTVLVSTKSVKHTVEEWNKYRSECLLRMSTDPTPPGLFCGRMFDMYACWPEGIPNTTVKVPCPWYLPWYNQVRNGYVLRECGPDGQWAINNTSSTWRDHSQCNADNNQQVAQENQMVILAYFRVMYTVGYSLSLASLSLALIILLIFRKLRCTRNYIHTNLFASFILRAISILTRDAVLTRDTPEFRDNRDVSNVLSDQALSGCRVAQVLMQYCVGANYYWLLVEGLYLHNLLVLMVFSENSYFCGYLFIGWGGYTRTLTHTDGHTHTYDKLYKCCFLTVMYGFMTLCVGTPVLFVVPWIIVRYLYENARCWEINENMAYWWIIRTPILLAILVNFFIFIRIIQILVSKLKARQMRYTDYKFRLAKSTLTLIPLLGIHEVVFAVMSEEQTEGILRNINLFFELFFNSFQGLLVAILYCFVNKEVQSEIKKKWQRWKLGMTVLDDLRNTGSNTPQGGTGGGQCHHDPPCQPDCPQEDIHNLSSDASASGPHAHPRPHHHPGAKKGKAYCYISARKQVLNGLDGAPLGNGGGEGAIKYSESYC, from the exons ATGAAGACCCCtgccatcctcctcctcatcctgtctGTCCTGTGCAGAACTGTG CTTGTGTCAACGAAGTCGGTGAAGCACACAGTGGAGGAATGGAACAAATACAGGAGCGAGTGCCTGCTGAGAATGAGCACGGACCCCACACCCCCAG GCTTATTCTGCGGCCGCATGTTTGACATGTACGCCTGCTGGCCGGAGGGCATCCCCAACACCACCGTTAAAGTGCCCTGCCCGTGGTACCTCCCCTGGTACAACCAAG TTCGTAATGGATATGTGTTGCGGGAGTGTGGGCCTGATGGCCAATGGGCCATTAACAACACCAGTAGCACCTGGAGGGACCACTCCCAGTGCAACGCAGACAATAACCAGCAGGTGGCACAG GAGAACCAGATGGTGATCTTGGCCTACTTCCGGGTGATGTACACTGTGGGCTACTCTCTGTCCCTGGCCAGCCTTTCCCTGGCCCTCATCATACTGCTCATCTTCAG GAAACTAAGGTGCACCAGGAACTATATCCACACCAATCTGTTTGCGTCCTTCATCCTGCGAGCCATATCCATCCTCACCAGAGATGCTGTTCTCACCAGGGACACCCCCGAGTTCAGAGACAACAGAGACGTGTCCAACGTCCTCAGTGATCAG GCTCTCTCTGGCTGCCGTGTGGCCCAGGTGCTGATGCAGTACTGCGTGGGCGCTAACTACTACTGGCTGCTGGTGGAAGGCCTGTACCTTCACAACCTGCTGGTGCTCATGGTCTTCTCTGAGAACAGCTACTTCTGTGGATACCTCTTCATCGGCTGGGGTGgatacacacgcacactcacacatacagatggacacacacacacatatgataaATTATATAAATGCTGTTTCCTGACAGTAATGTATGGGTTTATGACACTGTGTGTAGGAACCCCAGTGTTATTTGTGGTCCCCTGGATTATAGTGCGGTACCTGTATGAGAACGCACG GTGCTGGGAGATCAACGAGAACATGGCGTACTGGTGGATCATCCGCACACCCATCCTCCTGGCCATTCTG gTCAACTTTTTCATATTTATTCGGATCATACAGATCCTTGTCTCCAAATTAAAGGCGCGCCAAATGAGGTACACAGATTATAAATTCAG GTTGGCTAAGTCCACTCTGACCCTCATCCCTCTCCTGGGCATCCATGAGGTTGTCTTTGCCGTGATgtcagaggaacagacagagggcATCCTCCGAAATATCAACCTCTTCTTTGAACTTTTCTTCAATTCTTTCCAG GGTCTCCTGGTTGCCATCCTGTACTGCTTCGTCAATAAAGAG GTGCAGTCAGAGATAAAGAAGAAGTGGCAGCGATGGAAGCTGGGCATGACCGTCCTGGACGACCTTCGCAACACCGGCAGCAACACGCCACAGGGGGGCACCGGCGGCGGGCAGTGCCACCACGACCCGCCCTGCCAGCCTGACTGTCCACAGGAGGATATCCACAACCTCTCCTCGGACGCCTCCGCCTCGGGGCCGCATGCCCACCCGCGCCCACACCACCACCCAGGGGCCAAGAAGGGCAAGGCCTACTGCTACATTTCCGCCCGCAAGCAGGTGCTGAACGGCCTTGATGGAGCTCCGCTGGGCAACGGGGGAGGAGAAGGAGCCATCAAATACTCTGAGAGCTACTGCTGA